DNA sequence from the Thalassotalea sp. 273M-4 genome:
ACCCAGTTTAAAGCGATTATGTAAAACTTGAACGGCCTTTTCGACATCTTTGTCATGCACAAGCGCTGAAATCTTTATTTGTGCATTAGCAAAGTTCAACATTTCTACACCATGCTCATTGAGTGTACTGGTAAAGGTTGACAATACCCCGGTGTGAGATCTCATACCATTGCCAATGGCAGATATTTTGGCAAGGGAAGTATGAATATTAACGTCGATATCAAGATTATTATCCATTATCTGAGTTAAACATTGATCACACAAGGTTAAATCCGCTCGGGCAATGGTAAAAGAAAGAAAGGCCTTTGACCCCATCTGATGTTGGCTTAGCATATCCACTTCAATATCAGCTTTTGCGAGCGCTTTAAACAATTGAATATAAAAGTCACTATTGAACTTAGGATAAGTAATTTCGACAAACACTTCATCCCTTTGCGCAGTAATGGCCGTAACAGGATGATCTACCTGAGGGTCGTGTAAGAAATCAATCTGGGTGCCTTCTCCTGGTTCAAAGCTAGAAAGTACCCGTAAAGGCATTTTAAACTTACCCGCGTACTCTACCGAGCGACTGTGCAAAACTTTAGCACCCGAACTGGCCATTTCTAACATTTCTTCAAACGTTAGTCTGGCAAGTTTTTTTGCGTTTTTATCAATTCTTGGATCTGTGGTATATACCCCATCAACGTCGGTGAAAATTTGACATTCTTTTGCTTGTAAAGCTGTGGCAATAGCTACCGCGGAAGTATCTGAACCACCTCGCCCTAAAGTGGTAAT
Encoded proteins:
- a CDS encoding aspartate kinase — its product is MAIIVQKFGGTSVGSPERIEAVAEQIIKTRAQGHQVVVILSAMSGETNRLTDLATQIDPTPSGRELDMLLSSGEQVSIALLAIALIKRGHSAVSLLAHQVGINTNNRFNKARILSIDNTRMLIELQQGHVVIVAGFQGQDHEGNITTLGRGGSDTSAVAIATALQAKECQIFTDVDGVYTTDPRIDKNAKKLARLTFEEMLEMASSGAKVLHSRSVEYAGKFKMPLRVLSSFEPGEGTQIDFLHDPQVDHPVTAITAQRDEVFVEITYPKFNSDFYIQLFKALAKADIEVDMLSQHQMGSKAFLSFTIARADLTLCDQCLTQIMDNNLDIDVNIHTSLAKISAIGNGMRSHTGVLSTFTSTLNEHGVEMLNFANAQIKISALVHDKDVEKAVQVLHNRFKLG